In Blattabacterium cuenoti, a single window of DNA contains:
- a CDS encoding redox-regulated ATPase YchF, with product MKCGIVGLPNVGKSTFFNFISNSKARSANFPFCTIEPNYGYTIVPDTRLINLKMLINSIKIIPSEIQLVDIAGLIEGSHEGNGLGNKFLSNIRETNVIIHIIRCFKDIKIIHVENNINPIRDKEIVDIELQLKDLETIENKINRLLKINKKLYKQDMLDTLNKIHVFLKQGKNIRMCPLTENEIDYIQDLHLLTLKPVIYVANTNQKHEDYNISSLQELTEKEKAPFFILSLDEKKKYLYKSKIGEIINMVYKLFNLKCFFTIGKNEIRSWSIPNNWTSYLASSKIHTDLKKGFICAEVIHYNDFIKYKSEEKVKEAGKKLVVGKNYLIKDGDIIKFKFNK from the coding sequence ATGAAATGTGGAATTGTTGGATTACCTAATGTAGGAAAATCAACGTTTTTTAATTTTATTTCTAATTCTAAAGCTAGATCAGCCAATTTTCCTTTTTGCACTATTGAACCAAATTATGGATATACAATAGTTCCAGATACAAGATTAATAAACTTAAAAATGCTTATTAATTCTATTAAAATAATTCCATCTGAAATTCAATTAGTAGATATTGCAGGATTAATAGAAGGATCACATGAAGGTAATGGATTAGGAAATAAATTTTTATCTAATATTAGAGAAACAAATGTTATTATTCATATCATTAGATGTTTTAAAGATATCAAAATTATTCATGTAGAAAATAATATTAATCCAATAAGAGATAAAGAAATTGTAGATATAGAATTACAATTAAAAGATTTAGAAACAATAGAAAATAAAATTAATAGATTATTAAAAATAAATAAAAAATTATATAAACAAGATATGTTGGATACTTTAAATAAAATTCATGTGTTTTTAAAACAGGGAAAAAATATAAGAATGTGTCCATTAACAGAAAATGAAATTGATTATATACAAGATTTACATTTATTAACACTTAAACCAGTGATTTATGTAGCAAATACAAATCAAAAACATGAAGATTATAATATTAGTTCTTTACAAGAACTCACTGAAAAAGAAAAAGCTCCATTTTTTATTTTATCTTTAGATGAGAAAAAAAAATATTTATACAAATCAAAAATTGGTGAAATTATTAATATGGTATATAAGTTATTCAACTTAAAATGCTTTTTTACAATAGGAAAAAACGAAATACGTTCTTGGTCTATTCCAAATAATTGGACTAGTTATCTAGCTTCTTCTAAAATTCATACAGATTTAAAAAAAGGATTTATTTGTGCTGAAGTAATTCATTATAATGATTTTATTAAATATAAATCAGAAGAAAAAGTAAAAGAAGCTGGAAAAAAATTAGTAGTTGGAAAAAATTATCTCATTAAAGATGGAGATATTATTAAATTTAAATTTAATAAATAA
- a CDS encoding M42 family metallopeptidase, producing MDKNYCYNINEEDIKFLQKYLNSVSPSGDESESQNIWTNYIKHYVNKIQTDLYGTVVGILNPNNSPYKLIIEAHVDEISWYVNYISDNGIIYVSRNGGIDHQIAISKKIVIHTKQGLKYGVFGWPAIHTRKTFSEDKYPNVDNIFIDVGASDKKEVENMGIHVGCLITYPDQFFILNKNYFVCRSLDNKIGGFIIAQVLKKIVKDKINLKFGLYVVNSVQEEVGLKGAKIISNILNPNIVIVTDVTHDTSTPMIDKKIHGNVKCGSGPVIVYSTSIQKYLRELLINTANKNKLSFQRLVTSINTGTDTDAFAYSNKGVSSALISIPLKYMHTTVEMVHRNDVEQTVQLIFETIKEINNDEKKFFIY from the coding sequence ATGGATAAAAATTATTGTTACAATATTAACGAAGAAGATATTAAATTTTTACAAAAATATTTAAATAGTGTTTCTCCATCTGGAGATGAAAGTGAAAGTCAAAATATATGGACAAATTATATAAAACATTATGTGAATAAAATACAAACAGATTTATATGGAACGGTTGTTGGTATACTCAATCCTAATAATTCTCCATATAAATTAATTATTGAAGCACATGTTGATGAAATTTCTTGGTATGTTAATTACATTTCTGATAATGGAATTATATATGTTTCTAGAAATGGAGGAATAGATCATCAAATTGCTATATCTAAAAAAATTGTTATTCATACAAAACAAGGATTAAAATATGGAGTGTTTGGATGGCCTGCAATTCATACTAGAAAAACTTTCTCAGAAGATAAATATCCAAATGTAGATAATATTTTTATTGATGTTGGAGCTTCTGATAAAAAAGAAGTAGAAAATATGGGAATACATGTTGGATGCTTAATTACTTATCCTGATCAGTTTTTTATTCTTAATAAAAATTATTTTGTTTGTAGATCATTAGATAATAAAATAGGAGGTTTTATCATTGCACAAGTATTGAAAAAAATAGTCAAAGATAAAATAAATTTAAAATTTGGATTATACGTTGTAAATTCTGTTCAAGAAGAAGTGGGATTAAAAGGAGCAAAAATAATTTCTAATATATTAAATCCTAATATTGTTATTGTTACTGATGTAACTCATGATACGTCTACTCCTATGATTGATAAAAAAATTCATGGTAATGTTAAATGTGGAAGTGGTCCAGTTATTGTCTATTCTACATCTATACAAAAATATTTGAGAGAATTATTAATAAATACAGCTAATAAAAATAAATTATCTTTTCAACGTTTAGTAACATCTATCAATACTGGAACAGATACAGATGCATTTGCATATTCTAATAAAGGTGTTTCATCAGCTTTGATTTCTATTCCCCTTAAATATATGCATACTACTGTTGAAATGGTTCATAGAAATGATGTTGAACAAACAGTACAATTAATATTTGAAACTATTAAAGAAATTAATAATGATGAAAAAAAATTTTTTATTTATTAA
- the dapF gene encoding diaminopimelate epimerase, which yields MKINFFKYQGTGNDFIIIDCRYHIIPYNNINFLKKLCNRHFGIGADGIILITDDKKNSKNDFYMKYYNSDGKESTMCGNGGRCAILFAKHMEISQQNMISFRAIDGQHYGTILKNHLVSIQMLNIDSNTIKINTKYIFLNTGSPHHIIFVKDIKNIDVNQCGKKIQFKNEYLEEGVNVNFVQLLKNNELIIRTYERGIEHETLSCGTGVVASVIASYKMNKINVTKKILTYTNGGKLWVSFIAINNKYKEIYLTGSTKLIFKGLINI from the coding sequence ATGAAAATAAATTTTTTTAAATATCAAGGGACTGGAAATGATTTTATTATTATTGATTGTAGATATCACATTATTCCATATAATAATATAAATTTTTTAAAAAAATTATGTAATAGACATTTTGGTATTGGAGCAGATGGAATTATATTAATTACAGACGATAAAAAAAATTCAAAGAATGATTTTTATATGAAGTATTATAATTCTGATGGAAAAGAAAGTACTATGTGTGGAAATGGAGGTCGTTGTGCAATATTGTTTGCAAAACATATGGAAATATCACAACAAAATATGATTAGTTTTAGAGCTATAGATGGTCAACATTATGGAACAATTTTAAAAAATCATTTAGTATCTATACAAATGCTTAATATTGATTCAAATACAATTAAAATAAATACAAAATATATATTTTTAAATACAGGTTCACCTCATCATATTATTTTTGTAAAAGATATAAAGAATATAGATGTTAATCAATGTGGAAAAAAAATACAATTTAAAAATGAATATTTAGAAGAAGGAGTAAATGTTAATTTTGTACAATTATTAAAAAATAATGAACTTATCATACGAACTTATGAACGAGGAATTGAACATGAAACTCTTTCATGTGGAACAGGAGTTGTTGCATCTGTTATTGCCTCATATAAAATGAATAAAATCAATGTTACAAAAAAAATTTTAACTTATACTAATGGAGGAAAATTGTGGGTTTCATTTATTGCAATTAACAATAAATATAAAGAAATTTATTTAACAGGATCAACTAAATTAATTTTTAAAGGATTAATTAATATTTAA
- a CDS encoding trypsin-like peptidase domain-containing protein, which produces MKKIIFYVILSSIMSSIITMTTYKKYTQQNESNFLYNTAYPFRWNNPMLISSYNHGLPDFTKVVNKTINTVVNIKNYYKDYGSNEKLNFDPFDLFFGFPDHYRYRKHSIGLKLKNIVYNKKIEEEEEEWQGIHGSGVIISSDGYIVTNYHVIQNANKIEVTLNDQRSYNAKLIGKDSSTDIALLKINEKGLPFISFSDSNKVQVGEWVLAIGNPFDLNSTVTAGIISAKNRNLGILREGNKNLSPIESFFQTDAAVNPGNSGGALVNTNGELIGINTAISSNSGNYIGYSFAAPSNIVIKVVQDIKKYGVVKRACLGIKGIELSKLESYDKIKPKSGLLIEKIYNKSGAYYAGLKIGDIIKSINGYPIQNISDLSMIIGTKSPGDKLKITFLRTEHIMDCDLILKESQNDEEDQDPQPQIQHNNIKQSSSLFLGGTFKKLEIKDKKTYRLNYGIKVINLKKNGKLNELGIDVGDIIISINGKKIKNPKDVDNFLKKYERYDRYVTIKAIKSNGDIYIASFK; this is translated from the coding sequence ATGAAGAAAATAATTTTTTATGTTATCCTTAGTAGTATTATGAGTTCCATAATAACTATGACTACATATAAAAAATATACACAACAAAATGAATCTAATTTTCTTTATAATACTGCATATCCATTTAGATGGAATAATCCTATGTTAATCAGTAGTTATAATCATGGATTACCAGATTTTACTAAAGTGGTTAACAAAACTATTAATACAGTAGTAAATATTAAAAATTATTATAAAGATTATGGATCCAATGAAAAATTGAATTTTGATCCATTTGATTTATTTTTTGGATTTCCAGATCATTATAGATATAGAAAACATAGTATAGGATTAAAATTAAAAAATATAGTTTATAATAAGAAAATAGAAGAAGAAGAAGAAGAATGGCAAGGTATTCATGGGTCCGGTGTTATAATATCTTCTGATGGATACATAGTAACTAATTATCATGTAATTCAAAATGCTAATAAAATAGAAGTTACATTAAATGATCAAAGATCTTATAACGCTAAATTAATAGGAAAAGATTCTAGTACAGATATTGCTTTGTTAAAAATTAATGAAAAAGGATTACCATTTATTTCTTTTTCAGATTCTAATAAAGTACAAGTTGGTGAATGGGTTTTAGCAATTGGAAATCCTTTTGATTTAAATTCTACCGTTACTGCAGGAATAATAAGTGCAAAAAATCGGAATTTAGGAATTTTAAGAGAAGGAAATAAAAATTTATCACCTATAGAATCTTTTTTTCAAACTGATGCAGCAGTCAATCCTGGGAATAGTGGCGGAGCATTAGTAAATACAAATGGTGAATTAATAGGTATTAATACAGCAATTTCGTCTAATTCTGGAAATTATATAGGATATAGTTTTGCAGCACCTTCAAATATAGTAATCAAAGTGGTCCAAGATATTAAAAAATATGGTGTAGTTAAACGTGCATGTCTAGGAATTAAAGGAATTGAATTATCTAAATTAGAATCTTATGATAAGATAAAACCTAAATCAGGATTATTAATTGAAAAAATATATAATAAAAGTGGGGCTTATTATGCTGGATTAAAAATAGGAGATATTATTAAAAGTATCAATGGATATCCTATTCAAAATATATCTGATTTATCAATGATTATAGGGACAAAATCTCCTGGAGATAAATTAAAAATAACATTTTTAAGAACAGAACATATAATGGATTGTGATCTTATTTTAAAAGAGTCACAAAATGATGAGGAGGATCAGGATCCACAACCACAAATACAACATAATAATATCAAACAATCCTCTTCTTTATTCTTAGGAGGTACTTTTAAAAAATTAGAAATAAAAGATAAAAAAACTTATAGACTAAATTATGGAATTAAAGTTATAAATTTGAAGAAAAATGGTAAGTTGAATGAACTTGGAATAGATGTAGGTGACATTATAATATCTATTAATGGTAAAAAAATCAAAAATCCTAAAGATGTAGATAATTTTTTAAAAAAATATGAGAGATATGATAGATATGTTACAATAAAAGCTATTAAATCAAATGGAGATATATATATAGCTAGTTTTAAGTAA
- the tgt gene encoding tRNA guanosine(34) transglycosylase Tgt: MKFNLIKKDKFTKSRVGILITDHGSMETPIFMPVATKGAIQCVSKHELEKIGYKMILGNAYHLFFYPGVEVLHKIKGLHSFMNWHQSILTDSGGFQIFSMKKLNKITEEGVQFKSIFNGSLHFFYPEKSMKIQRIIGGDLIMAFDDCPPYPCSYIEAKKSLIRTHLWLKKCANYLKNNPEIYNHKQSLFPIVHGSVYPDLRKSSVETVSLIQEYDGYAIGGLSLGEKKEDTQYIINIITDQLPENKPRYLMGVGNPSDILEAISLGIDMFDCVIPTRNGRHGLLFTWKGILNIKNSKWKKDFSCLDEFGTSYVDKTYSKSYVRHLFYSKENLAQQIATIHNLNFYFHLMKTAREKILKNTFVHWKKSIIPILMHRL; encoded by the coding sequence ATGAAATTCAATTTAATCAAAAAGGATAAATTTACTAAAAGTAGAGTAGGAATTTTAATAACTGATCATGGTAGTATGGAAACTCCAATTTTTATGCCAGTTGCAACAAAAGGAGCAATTCAATGTGTTTCTAAACATGAATTAGAAAAAATCGGTTATAAAATGATTCTTGGAAATGCATATCATCTATTTTTTTATCCTGGAGTTGAAGTTTTACATAAAATTAAAGGACTTCATTCTTTTATGAATTGGCATCAATCAATTCTAACAGATAGTGGAGGATTTCAAATTTTTTCTATGAAAAAATTAAATAAAATAACTGAAGAAGGAGTACAATTTAAATCTATTTTTAATGGGAGCCTTCATTTTTTTTATCCAGAAAAATCTATGAAAATTCAACGTATAATAGGTGGAGATTTAATCATGGCGTTTGATGATTGTCCACCATATCCTTGTAGTTATATAGAAGCAAAAAAGTCTTTAATACGAACACATTTATGGTTAAAAAAATGTGCTAATTATTTAAAAAATAATCCAGAAATATATAATCATAAACAAAGTTTATTTCCTATTGTCCATGGGAGCGTATATCCCGATTTAAGAAAATCTTCAGTGGAAACCGTTAGTTTAATACAAGAATATGATGGATATGCTATAGGTGGATTAAGTCTGGGAGAAAAAAAAGAAGACACGCAATATATTATAAATATAATAACTGATCAACTACCTGAAAACAAACCTAGATATTTAATGGGGGTTGGAAATCCTTCAGATATTTTAGAAGCTATTTCTCTGGGAATAGATATGTTTGATTGTGTCATTCCTACAAGAAATGGAAGACATGGTTTATTATTTACTTGGAAAGGTATTTTAAATATAAAAAATAGTAAATGGAAAAAAGATTTTTCTTGTTTAGATGAATTTGGAACTTCTTATGTAGATAAAACATATAGTAAATCTTATGTAAGACATCTTTTTTATTCTAAAGAAAATTTAGCTCAACAAATTGCTACTATACATAATCTTAATTTTTATTTTCATCTTATGAAAACAGCAAGAGAAAAAATATTAAAAAATACTTTTGTACATTGGAAAAAATCAATTATTCCAATATTAATGCACCGTTTATAA
- the rsmH gene encoding 16S rRNA (cytosine(1402)-N(4))-methyltransferase RsmH, with protein MFYHNPVMLQESVKLLITNKNGIYVDATFGCGGHSLEILKQLDTQSILIALDQDNESIKNNFIKDKRLHLFHDNFINIKQILKKININKISGLLVDLGFSSFQLNNPSRGFSHQVNGILDMRMNQTIHYSALDVINKSSEKKLFYIFSKYGEFNNPMKIVKKILKFRLKQPIITTYDLINLFFLKKSSFHQRKRFLSKLFQAIRIEVNNEIQCLQTLLIESSNIILPGGRISFISYHSIEDRIIKYFIKQGKLNNIKINNIIPPFKMIHNKVITPNIEEMKCNPKSRSAKLRVAEKI; from the coding sequence TTGTTTTATCATAACCCAGTTATGTTACAAGAAAGCGTCAAATTACTAATTACAAATAAAAACGGAATTTATGTAGATGCTACATTTGGATGTGGAGGACATTCATTAGAAATATTAAAACAATTAGATACACAATCAATTTTAATTGCTTTAGATCAAGATAATGAATCTATAAAAAATAATTTTATTAAAGATAAAAGACTTCATTTATTTCATGATAATTTTATAAATATTAAACAAATTTTAAAAAAAATTAATATAAATAAAATATCAGGATTATTAGTAGATTTAGGGTTTTCTTCTTTTCAACTCAATAATCCATCTAGAGGATTTTCACATCAGGTGAACGGAATTTTAGATATGAGAATGAATCAAACAATTCATTATTCAGCTTTAGATGTTATTAATAAATCTTCAGAAAAAAAATTATTTTATATATTTTCTAAATATGGTGAATTTAATAATCCAATGAAAATTGTGAAAAAAATATTAAAGTTTCGTTTAAAACAACCTATTATAACTACATATGATTTAATAAATTTATTTTTTTTAAAAAAATCTTCTTTTCATCAAAGAAAAAGATTTTTATCAAAATTGTTTCAGGCTATAAGAATAGAAGTAAATAACGAAATTCAATGTTTACAAACTCTTCTTATAGAATCTTCTAATATTATATTGCCTGGAGGTAGAATTTCGTTTATATCATATCATTCTATAGAAGATAGAATTATTAAATATTTTATTAAACAAGGAAAATTAAATAATATAAAAATCAATAATATTATACCACCATTTAAAATGATTCATAATAAAGTAATAACACCAAATATAGAAGAAATGAAATGTAATCCAAAATCTAGGAGTGCAAAGTTAAGAGTAGCAGAAAAAATATAA
- a CDS encoding FtsL-like putative cell division protein — protein MKIQDILKGKFLVEKQSYHNWNFIVFITFLSLISITSSHIMDQEIRKITKINEEIKELKSEYASIQSRYIKIKLLSVLKTLLQSTGLKNLEYPPYEVILKDEK, from the coding sequence ATGAAAATTCAAGATATTTTAAAAGGAAAGTTTTTAGTAGAAAAACAATCTTATCATAATTGGAATTTTATTGTTTTCATTACATTTTTATCTTTAATCAGTATTACTAGTTCTCATATAATGGATCAAGAAATAAGAAAAATAACTAAAATTAATGAAGAAATTAAAGAATTAAAATCTGAATATGCATCTATACAAAGTAGATATATTAAGATAAAATTATTATCTGTATTAAAAACATTATTGCAATCAACAGGATTAAAAAATTTGGAATACCCTCCATATGAGGTGATTTTAAAAGATGAAAAATAA
- a CDS encoding penicillin-binding protein, with the protein MKQYSNSSITTIKNKKRYFLLYKSYIISLFFISISILIIFNLFHIQHSSDHYKQSLINNTIRINLIKAKRGNIYATDKSILAMSIIRYDVHIDFKSISDQVFEQNLSALCNSLSSFFKKPKSFFYYKFKYEKKIGNRYYLLAKNLDYANFKLLQSFPIFNKGKIKGGFIVENKMYRVHTLENIGKRTLGYDDHRGKAGLEGAFSKYLKGKDGKRLEQRISANIWKPLYYKNAVEPEDGKDVYSTIDIYLQDIAYHALIKELYKSRADHGCVILMEVKSGKIRAMINLEITKNNTYEDVRNFAVWEGSEPGSTFKTISILVALEDKTIDTNEMIKINNGVFKLKGKEIRDNNILFKNKVIKEISPQQILENSSNVGIAKIIYNNYKEHPERFLKYLFEWNLNKKIGIDIPGESYPIIPKPGDKNWSSITLPWMTFGYNLKLTPLQIITFYNAIANQGKMIKPIFIREIKYRGKSLKKYTTPIVINPSIAKESSIKKIQNMLEGVVKHGTAKKYYNPKYPYAGKTGTTQLNYWIKKQPLTYNSSFVGYFPSKNPKYSCIVVISKPKTGYYGIEVAVPVFDNIVQSIYPIIVLQNGNKYNNYITNKNIIMDSLKEFKISKIYLFNKNIIPNIISIPGKEIIPILENYGLKVEYSGVGKVLYQSIKPGSKFKKNQKIFLKLEE; encoded by the coding sequence ATGAAACAATATAGTAATAGTAGTATAACTACAATCAAAAATAAAAAAAGATATTTTTTGTTATATAAATCTTATATAATTAGTTTATTTTTTATTTCTATTTCTATATTAATTATTTTTAATTTATTTCACATTCAACATTCTTCAGATCATTATAAACAATCTTTGATAAATAATACAATTAGAATCAATTTAATAAAAGCTAAACGTGGAAATATATATGCAACAGATAAAAGTATTTTAGCTATGTCGATTATACGATATGACGTACATATTGATTTTAAATCTATTTCAGATCAAGTTTTTGAACAAAATCTTTCTGCCTTGTGCAATTCTTTATCATCATTTTTTAAAAAACCAAAATCATTTTTTTATTATAAGTTTAAATATGAAAAAAAAATTGGCAACAGATATTATTTGTTAGCAAAAAATTTAGATTATGCTAATTTTAAACTTTTGCAAAGTTTTCCAATTTTTAATAAAGGAAAAATAAAAGGTGGGTTTATTGTAGAAAATAAGATGTATAGAGTGCATACACTAGAAAATATTGGCAAAAGAACTTTAGGATATGATGATCATAGAGGAAAAGCTGGATTAGAAGGAGCATTTAGCAAATACTTAAAAGGAAAAGATGGTAAACGTTTAGAACAACGTATAAGTGCAAATATATGGAAACCATTATATTATAAAAATGCAGTAGAACCAGAAGATGGAAAAGATGTTTATTCGACTATAGATATATATTTACAAGATATAGCATATCATGCTTTAATTAAAGAATTATATAAATCACGTGCAGATCATGGATGTGTTATTTTAATGGAAGTGAAAAGTGGCAAAATTAGAGCAATGATCAATTTAGAAATAACTAAAAATAATACTTATGAAGATGTTAGAAATTTTGCTGTATGGGAAGGTAGTGAACCAGGTTCTACTTTTAAAACTATTTCAATATTAGTAGCTTTAGAAGATAAAACAATAGACACAAATGAAATGATAAAAATTAATAATGGAGTTTTCAAATTAAAAGGAAAAGAAATAAGAGATAATAATATACTTTTTAAAAATAAAGTAATTAAAGAAATCAGTCCACAACAAATTTTAGAAAATTCATCAAATGTTGGAATTGCCAAAATTATTTATAATAATTATAAGGAACATCCTGAAAGATTTTTAAAATATTTGTTTGAATGGAATTTAAATAAAAAAATAGGAATAGATATTCCAGGAGAAAGTTATCCCATTATTCCAAAACCTGGAGACAAAAATTGGAGTAGTATTACACTTCCATGGATGACTTTTGGATATAATTTAAAATTAACTCCTTTACAAATTATTACTTTTTATAATGCTATTGCAAATCAAGGTAAAATGATTAAACCTATTTTTATTAGAGAAATAAAGTATCGTGGTAAAAGTCTTAAAAAATATACGACTCCAATAGTTATTAATCCTTCTATAGCAAAAGAATCTTCTATAAAAAAAATTCAAAATATGTTAGAAGGAGTTGTAAAACATGGAACAGCAAAAAAATATTACAATCCAAAATATCCATATGCGGGAAAAACTGGAACTACACAATTAAATTATTGGATTAAAAAACAACCGTTAACTTACAATAGTTCTTTTGTTGGATATTTTCCTTCAAAAAATCCAAAATATTCTTGTATTGTTGTTATTTCAAAACCAAAAACTGGATACTACGGAATAGAAGTTGCTGTTCCAGTATTTGATAATATTGTACAATCCATTTATCCAATAATAGTACTACAAAATGGTAATAAATATAATAATTATATTACCAACAAGAATATTATTATGGATTCTTTGAAAGAATTTAAAATATCAAAAATATATTTATTTAATAAAAATATTATACCAAATATTATCTCAATACCTGGAAAAGAAATTATTCCAATATTGGAAAATTATGGATTGAAAGTAGAATATTCAGGAGTTGGAAAAGTGCTTTATCAATCTATCAAACCGGGAAGCAAATTTAAAAAAAATCAAAAGATATTTTTGAAATTAGAAGAATGA
- a CDS encoding UDP-N-acetylmuramoyl-L-alanyl-D-glutamate--2,6-diaminopimelate ligase, whose protein sequence is MMNKSLKFILQDIPVLKIIGTNNKLIKGISTDSKSIQSNMMFIAYKGQTKDGHDFIEESIKKGATVIICEKIPIYCIIHHKITYVLVKNSIDILGKIASNYYDNPTKKIKLIGITGTNGKTTVSSILYQLFYHLEEKPLLISTIAIIILNKQLDTIHTTPNIIDINKYLNLSIKKGCKYAFMEVSSHGIHQNRINGLFFFGGILTNITHDHLDYHKSFNHYISIKKTFFEKFLTRHSFALINADDQYSHIMTQNLLAKLYLYGIIHQYNCKIKIIHQTFNGHLLMINGYKFMFPLIGKFNVYNLLASYITATILLDDKKKIIILKNLKNIIPIKGRCEQFITSYGVRIIVDYAHNPDGLKNLLISVNNLKSQTSKLLCIIGCGGNRDKTKRPLMGQIVYNICDISIFTSDNPRNEDPEEILYDMKKFILFTTKKVLLTIVDREKAIKSAIKMAKAKDIILILGKGHENYQEIQGTRYPFNDMIVVKKFFNKKITH, encoded by the coding sequence ATGATGAACAAATCATTAAAATTTATATTACAAGATATTCCTGTGTTAAAAATTATAGGAACTAATAATAAATTAATAAAAGGCATTTCTACAGATTCAAAATCTATTCAATCTAATATGATGTTTATAGCTTATAAAGGCCAAACAAAAGATGGACATGATTTTATAGAAGAATCAATAAAAAAAGGAGCTACTGTTATAATTTGTGAAAAAATTCCGATATATTGTATTATTCATCATAAAATTACTTATGTATTAGTAAAAAATTCCATAGATATTTTAGGAAAGATTGCTTCTAATTATTATGATAATCCAACAAAAAAAATAAAATTAATAGGAATTACAGGAACTAATGGGAAAACAACAGTATCATCTATTCTTTATCAATTATTTTATCATCTTGAAGAAAAACCATTACTAATTTCTACAATAGCTATTATAATATTAAATAAACAATTGGACACTATACATACTACTCCTAATATTATTGATATTAATAAATATTTAAATTTATCCATTAAAAAAGGATGTAAATATGCATTTATGGAAGTTAGTTCACATGGCATTCATCAAAATAGAATTAATGGATTATTTTTTTTTGGTGGAATATTGACTAATATTACACATGATCATTTAGATTATCATAAATCGTTTAATCATTATATCTCTATTAAAAAAACTTTTTTTGAAAAATTTTTAACAAGACATTCTTTTGCATTAATTAATGCTGATGATCAATATTCACATATAATGACGCAAAATTTATTAGCTAAGTTATATTTGTATGGAATTATACATCAATATAATTGCAAAATTAAAATCATTCATCAGACTTTTAATGGACATTTATTAATGATTAATGGATATAAATTCATGTTTCCTTTAATTGGAAAATTTAATGTATATAATCTTTTAGCAAGTTATATAACAGCTACTATACTATTGGATGACAAAAAAAAAATTATCATTTTAAAAAACTTAAAAAATATTATACCAATAAAAGGACGTTGTGAACAATTTATTACTTCTTATGGAGTTCGTATAATAGTAGATTATGCTCATAATCCAGATGGATTAAAAAATTTGTTAATATCTGTGAATAATTTAAAATCCCAAACATCAAAATTGTTATGTATTATAGGATGTGGAGGAAATAGAGATAAAACAAAACGTCCTTTAATGGGCCAAATAGTTTATAATATTTGTGATATATCAATTTTTACTTCAGATAATCCTAGAAATGAGGATCCAGAAGAAATACTATATGATATGAAAAAATTTATATTGTTTACTACAAAAAAAGTTTTACTCACAATAGTAGATAGAGAAAAAGCTATTAAATCTGCAATTAAAATGGCAAAAGCAAAAGATATCATTCTGATTTTAGGAAAAGGGCATGAAAATTATCAAGAAATTCAAGGGACTCGTTATCCATTTAATGATATGATTGTAGTTAAAAAATTTTTTAATAAAAAAATAACTCATTAA